The following are encoded together in the Gordonia insulae genome:
- a CDS encoding carboxymuconolactone decarboxylase family protein produces the protein MPRLPEVHRADVTDEKILWFYDHLFGPEKDPAVDHGTIHATPGDWWTVFAQSPDVFRHAVRGFALYRNAAIDPLLRELGQGRAGYARGSQFVFSQHCKQMRSLGMPEQKIEAIPAWQVSDLFSPLERAVLAYTDALVLDGGRVPDGVFEVLTEHLPPDQILQLTYITAMYDMHATMSKALRLEFDDVPERIAEVQIPEGVAVADLSADLAGE, from the coding sequence ATGCCACGCCTGCCCGAGGTCCACCGCGCCGACGTCACCGACGAGAAGATCCTGTGGTTCTACGACCACCTCTTCGGACCGGAGAAGGACCCGGCCGTCGATCACGGCACCATCCACGCCACACCCGGCGACTGGTGGACGGTCTTTGCGCAGTCACCCGACGTGTTCCGGCACGCGGTTCGCGGATTCGCGTTGTACCGCAATGCGGCGATCGACCCGCTCCTGCGTGAACTGGGTCAGGGGCGCGCCGGCTACGCGCGCGGCAGCCAGTTCGTGTTCTCCCAGCACTGCAAGCAGATGCGCTCACTGGGCATGCCCGAGCAGAAGATCGAGGCCATCCCGGCATGGCAGGTGAGCGACCTCTTCTCGCCGCTCGAGCGCGCCGTGTTGGCCTACACCGACGCGCTCGTGCTCGATGGCGGTCGCGTCCCGGACGGCGTGTTCGAGGTCCTCACCGAACATCTGCCACCGGACCAGATCCTCCAGCTGACCTACATCACCGCGATGTACGACATGCACGCGACGATGAGCAAGGCGTTGCGACTGGAGTTCGACGACGTCCCCGAGCGCATCGCCGAGGTGCAGATCCCGGAAGGTGTCGCGGTCGCGGACCTGTCCGCCGATCTCGCCGGCGAATGA
- a CDS encoding nuclear transport factor 2 family protein, translated as MTIDELADRLFAAIESGDTDVVRGLYADDAVVWHNEDRATQTVDENLRVLRWLSRTVASLRYRDVRRIVHAGGFVQHHVLTGSLADGTEVTVPAALFVAVVGDRIVRIDEYVDSADLGPLYAVASRRRAETTP; from the coding sequence ATGACGATCGACGAGCTCGCGGACCGCCTGTTCGCGGCGATCGAGTCCGGCGACACGGATGTCGTGCGCGGGCTGTACGCCGACGATGCCGTGGTCTGGCACAACGAGGACCGGGCGACGCAGACCGTCGACGAGAATCTCCGGGTGCTCCGATGGCTCTCCCGGACGGTCGCCTCCCTGCGATACCGCGACGTCCGGCGGATCGTCCACGCCGGGGGATTCGTCCAGCATCACGTGCTGACCGGCTCGCTCGCCGACGGGACCGAGGTGACGGTCCCCGCCGCACTGTTCGTCGCCGTCGTCGGCGACCGGATCGTCCGCATCGACGAGTACGTGGATTCTGCCGACCTGGGGCCGCTCTATGCCGTCGCATCCCGGCGGCGGGCGGAGACGACACCATGA
- a CDS encoding acyl-CoA dehydrogenase family protein, with protein sequence MSDLTISPPDTELAGLCARMRAFIDDEVIPREHELIVDDDSAGKVLDELRSRAKELDLWALGHPAEVGGGGVPFLDFVYLNEIIGRSEFGQLAVGSVTMQDTIMLHKHGTDEQQRRWIPGMVSGDVLPSVGLTEPEVAGSDPTLIATHAHLDGDTWVINGHKWFTTGADVAAYCTVFARTEDESVPRHARISSIIVPTDTPGFEIVRSIPTMGHDPSDHFEVRLTDVRVPEESLLGERGKGFVIAQDRLGPGRIFHCMRWLGQAQRAYELMCARANSRHVHGSLLAEKGEIHRYIAESAAEIQAARLMTLDAARVMDTGDDARVQIGLIKFWGARMLHNVVDRAIQVHGALGLTADTPLERMYRHARYARVYDGPDEVHRMSTARRLLRDPDAAPWR encoded by the coding sequence ATGAGCGACCTGACGATATCCCCACCCGACACGGAGCTCGCCGGGCTCTGTGCACGCATGCGTGCCTTCATCGACGACGAGGTGATCCCGCGGGAACACGAGCTGATCGTCGACGACGATTCGGCGGGCAAGGTTCTCGACGAACTGCGTTCGCGCGCCAAGGAACTCGACCTGTGGGCACTCGGCCATCCGGCCGAGGTCGGCGGTGGCGGTGTGCCATTCCTCGACTTCGTCTACCTGAACGAGATCATCGGGCGGTCCGAGTTCGGGCAGCTCGCGGTCGGCTCGGTCACCATGCAGGACACCATCATGTTGCACAAACACGGCACGGACGAGCAGCAACGCCGGTGGATCCCCGGGATGGTGTCGGGTGACGTGCTGCCGTCGGTCGGTCTGACCGAGCCGGAGGTGGCGGGTTCGGACCCGACCCTGATCGCGACGCACGCCCATCTCGACGGCGACACCTGGGTCATCAACGGGCACAAGTGGTTCACCACCGGCGCCGACGTCGCGGCCTACTGCACGGTGTTCGCCCGGACCGAGGACGAGTCGGTGCCCCGGCATGCCCGGATCAGTTCGATCATCGTGCCGACCGACACACCCGGTTTCGAGATCGTCCGGTCGATCCCGACCATGGGGCACGATCCCAGCGACCACTTCGAGGTGCGGCTGACCGATGTCCGCGTCCCGGAGGAGAGTCTGCTCGGCGAGCGGGGCAAGGGCTTCGTGATCGCCCAGGATCGGCTGGGACCCGGACGCATCTTCCACTGCATGCGATGGCTCGGGCAGGCCCAGCGCGCCTACGAACTGATGTGTGCGCGAGCCAATTCCCGCCATGTCCACGGATCATTGCTGGCCGAGAAGGGCGAGATCCACCGGTACATCGCGGAGTCCGCGGCGGAGATCCAGGCGGCGCGCCTGATGACCCTCGACGCCGCCCGCGTGATGGACACCGGCGACGACGCCCGCGTGCAGATCGGTCTGATCAAGTTCTGGGGAGCGCGGATGCTGCACAACGTCGTCGACCGGGCGATCCAAGTGCACGGGGCACTCGGCCTGACCGCGGACACACCGCTGGAGCGGATGTACCGACACGCCCGCTACGCCCGCGTCTACGACGGTCCGGACGAGGTGCATCGGATGTCGACGGCGCGGCGCCTGCTCCGTGACCCCGACGCTGCGCCGTGGCGGTGA
- a CDS encoding DUF1622 domain-containing protein: protein MDFEAVFTGVAVTFEVIGALAMIIGFVVAVVLGFRSLRRSEGGSVAFSVLRNTLGAAILLGLEVLVAADLIRTITSKPSIEDALILGLIVLIRTVLSMSIQIEIDGVLPWRRALLTSGGQLLGDAVARDTAASAAARGAGRPTTAVGDPPPTGPA, encoded by the coding sequence ATGGATTTCGAGGCCGTCTTCACCGGCGTCGCCGTGACGTTCGAGGTGATCGGCGCGCTCGCGATGATCATCGGTTTCGTCGTCGCGGTGGTACTCGGGTTCCGCTCACTGCGTCGCTCCGAGGGCGGCAGCGTGGCGTTCTCGGTGCTGCGCAACACCCTCGGCGCGGCCATTCTGCTCGGGCTGGAGGTGTTGGTCGCCGCCGACCTCATCCGCACGATCACGTCGAAGCCGTCGATCGAGGATGCGTTGATCCTCGGACTCATCGTGCTGATCCGAACCGTGCTGTCCATGTCGATCCAGATCGAGATCGACGGCGTCCTGCCGTGGCGTCGTGCGCTGCTCACCAGTGGTGGACAACTCCTCGGCGACGCGGTGGCGCGGGACACCGCCGCCTCGGCCGCCGCCCGCGGTGCCGGCCGGCCGACAACCGCCGTGGGTGACCCACCGCCGACCGGCCCGGCGTAA
- a CDS encoding TetR/AcrR family transcriptional regulator, whose translation MAKSSVNTPIAAVDSLSPRGRATRDSLLDAATRVFERVGFLDARVELIAQEADVSYGTFYRYFESKEDVFRELSTRLFTDVHLREPSAPDMTPAQRLIASNRAYYQAYRRNARMMAIVEQVATFNAEFRDLRHQHRAQWIERTASAIARWQREGRARAGLDPTMAARAMAAMVDHSLYLWLVQGEDADETKLLETLDQMCLGALGLDG comes from the coding sequence GTGGCGAAGTCGTCTGTCAACACCCCGATCGCAGCGGTCGACTCGCTGTCGCCGCGGGGGAGGGCGACGCGCGACTCGCTCCTCGACGCCGCCACCCGGGTCTTCGAGCGGGTCGGATTCCTCGACGCGCGGGTCGAGCTGATCGCCCAGGAGGCCGACGTCTCCTACGGAACCTTCTACCGGTACTTCGAATCCAAGGAAGACGTCTTCCGCGAGTTGAGCACCCGGTTGTTCACCGACGTCCACCTCCGTGAGCCGTCAGCCCCGGACATGACGCCGGCGCAACGGCTGATCGCGTCCAATCGCGCCTATTACCAGGCGTATCGACGCAATGCGCGGATGATGGCCATCGTCGAGCAGGTCGCGACCTTCAACGCCGAGTTCCGTGATCTGCGACATCAACATCGGGCCCAGTGGATCGAACGGACCGCATCGGCGATCGCGCGATGGCAGCGCGAGGGCCGTGCCCGGGCCGGGCTCGATCCGACGATGGCGGCGCGGGCGATGGCGGCGATGGTCGACCACAGCCTGTACTTGTGGCTGGTCCAGGGGGAAGATGCCGACGAGACGAAACTGCTCGAGACCCTCGACCAGATGTGTCTGGGCGCATTGGGTCTCGACGGCTGA
- a CDS encoding GNAT family N-acetyltransferase has protein sequence MPDVLIETITDPTQAAAVAEVAAATFPLACPPHSTPADIAGFIRANLRPESFAGHIENPNTDVLVARHSPGGPVVGYTLVHHEAPQHPDVAEVVTQRPVSELSKMYVVPDHHARGSGGAPSHALMHAAIECSRRRGSVLIWLGVNQENERAQRFYAKMGFARAGVKTFDLNGSVEHDFIFTRRLTSGRVDS, from the coding sequence GTGCCCGACGTCCTGATCGAGACCATCACCGACCCGACACAGGCGGCCGCGGTCGCCGAGGTCGCCGCCGCGACCTTCCCGTTGGCCTGCCCACCGCACTCGACACCCGCGGACATCGCCGGGTTCATCCGCGCCAACCTGCGGCCCGAGTCCTTTGCCGGCCACATCGAGAATCCGAACACCGACGTCCTGGTCGCGCGGCATTCCCCGGGCGGTCCGGTCGTCGGCTACACGCTCGTCCATCACGAGGCACCGCAACACCCGGATGTCGCCGAGGTGGTGACGCAGCGTCCGGTCTCGGAGCTGTCGAAGATGTATGTCGTCCCGGACCATCACGCGCGGGGCAGCGGCGGCGCGCCGTCGCACGCCCTGATGCACGCCGCGATCGAATGCTCGCGCAGGCGGGGCAGCGTGTTGATCTGGCTCGGGGTGAACCAGGAAAACGAACGTGCCCAACGCTTCTACGCGAAGATGGGCTTCGCCCGCGCGGGCGTGAAGACCTTCGACCTGAATGGTTCGGTCGAGCACGACTTCATCTTCACCCGGCGCCTGACATCTGGCAGGGTCGACTCATGA
- a CDS encoding D-hexose-6-phosphate mutarotase: MTTPEEIPGVRVGTVAGLDALIVETPQSTAAISLFGGQVISFVPAGGGPDVLWLSPHLADPPTPLRGGTPVCWPYFARDGQPDDVPSHGYARTATWVLTDGRRTGRGVELDLEPSGLDDLDLRLRMTLRIGDTLEHGLHTHNPGTAPATITEALHNYFRVADVTRVRVRGLDTLTYLDKFDHSNPHVQHGDWALPEEPARSDRLYPDAPGTYHLIDPGLDREIQVSVRDGRTAVVWNPGADVAAGMADVGSSWREFVCVEAANAGPDVVVVPPGATHSMWQSISVHGITDGEGGPTVVPS, from the coding sequence ATGACAACCCCAGAGGAGATCCCCGGTGTCCGCGTAGGCACGGTGGCCGGTCTCGACGCGCTGATCGTCGAGACCCCGCAGTCCACCGCGGCGATCTCGCTGTTCGGCGGTCAGGTCATCTCGTTCGTCCCGGCGGGTGGTGGCCCCGATGTTCTGTGGCTGTCCCCGCACCTGGCCGATCCCCCGACGCCGTTGCGAGGCGGAACCCCGGTGTGCTGGCCGTACTTCGCCCGTGACGGTCAACCCGACGACGTCCCGTCCCACGGCTACGCGCGCACCGCGACATGGGTGCTGACCGACGGTCGCCGAACCGGCCGCGGCGTCGAACTCGATCTCGAACCGTCGGGCCTCGATGATCTGGACCTGCGCCTGCGGATGACGCTGCGTATCGGCGACACCCTCGAACATGGGTTGCACACGCACAATCCGGGCACCGCACCGGCCACCATCACCGAAGCACTACACAACTACTTCCGGGTCGCCGACGTCACGCGTGTCCGTGTGCGGGGCCTGGACACGCTGACCTACCTCGACAAGTTCGACCACTCCAACCCTCATGTCCAGCACGGCGATTGGGCACTGCCGGAAGAACCTGCACGCAGCGACCGGCTCTACCCGGACGCACCCGGCACCTATCACCTGATCGATCCCGGCCTGGACCGCGAGATCCAGGTGTCGGTGCGTGACGGCCGAACAGCGGTGGTGTGGAACCCGGGCGCCGACGTGGCCGCCGGAATGGCCGATGTCGGGTCGTCGTGGCGCGAGTTCGTGTGCGTCGAGGCAGCCAACGCCGGACCCGACGTCGTGGTCGTGCCGCCCGGGGCGACCCACTCGATGTGGCAGTCGATATCGGTGCACGGCATCACCGACGGCGAAGGTGGGCCGACCGTCGTTCCGTCGTGA
- a CDS encoding phosphotransferase family protein produces MTTTMSAETDGLAAGIGTVLTDVTGESVEVGDVRRLTGGASRETWSARTRSGTDERTVVLRRDPPGHGEPDRMRAEAACLRAAADAGVPVPRLIAAGDDAVGIGAPYLLTDLVPGEAIARKVQRDPEFADARLRLAREMGRVLGMIHHTETGSLAMLDRRDPLDLIESIYLGFDEPRPAVEAGLRWLRDHRPDRRPDALVHGDFRLGNILVDATGIRGVLDWELAHLGDPIEDLGWLCVRAWRFGRDAPVAGIGSREDLLDGYAEATGLRPTMDELHWWEVFGTLRWLVFSRLQAQRHLGGEEHSLELAAVGRRVCESEYDLLLVLGLLDDVAAAPTSSSPSALHDRPQVTEILGLVSETLAGDVLGALPPEKARERYLLRICLNLLGIVSREIDGGSGDEAVVQETLRAAGYSGEQDLAARLRDGSAEPEDTGVRHAMSAAVIARLRVANPRHLM; encoded by the coding sequence GTGACCACCACGATGTCTGCCGAGACGGATGGACTGGCCGCGGGAATCGGCACGGTGCTGACCGACGTCACCGGCGAGTCGGTGGAAGTCGGCGACGTTCGACGGCTCACCGGCGGTGCGAGCCGCGAGACCTGGTCCGCCCGGACACGATCCGGGACCGACGAGCGGACGGTGGTCCTGCGGCGTGATCCGCCGGGTCACGGCGAACCGGACCGAATGCGCGCCGAGGCCGCATGCCTGCGCGCAGCGGCCGACGCCGGGGTCCCCGTGCCGCGGCTCATCGCGGCCGGCGACGACGCCGTGGGTATCGGTGCGCCGTACCTGTTGACCGACCTGGTCCCCGGTGAGGCGATCGCTCGGAAGGTGCAGCGCGATCCCGAGTTCGCCGATGCCCGACTCCGACTCGCCCGGGAGATGGGCCGGGTGCTGGGCATGATCCATCACACCGAGACCGGGTCACTGGCCATGCTCGATCGCCGGGACCCACTTGATCTGATCGAATCCATATATCTGGGCTTCGACGAACCGAGACCTGCCGTCGAGGCCGGGCTGCGGTGGCTACGCGACCACCGTCCCGATCGTCGGCCGGATGCACTGGTGCACGGTGACTTCCGACTCGGCAACATCCTGGTGGACGCGACCGGCATCCGCGGTGTCCTGGACTGGGAACTCGCGCATCTGGGCGATCCGATCGAAGATCTCGGCTGGTTGTGTGTGCGGGCATGGCGGTTCGGCCGGGACGCACCCGTCGCCGGGATCGGCAGTCGGGAAGATCTCCTCGACGGCTACGCCGAGGCGACCGGTCTCCGGCCGACGATGGACGAACTGCATTGGTGGGAGGTCTTCGGGACGCTCCGCTGGTTGGTGTTCAGCAGGCTTCAGGCGCAGCGCCACCTCGGGGGAGAGGAGCACTCGCTCGAACTCGCGGCGGTCGGCAGACGGGTGTGCGAATCGGAATACGATCTGCTGCTCGTGCTCGGACTGCTCGACGACGTCGCCGCTGCACCGACATCGTCGTCACCGTCAGCGCTCCATGATCGGCCGCAGGTCACCGAGATCCTGGGACTGGTCTCCGAAACACTCGCCGGCGATGTGCTCGGCGCTCTGCCGCCGGAGAAGGCCCGCGAACGCTACCTCCTGCGGATCTGCCTGAATCTGCTCGGCATCGTCTCCCGGGAGATCGATGGGGGATCCGGCGACGAGGCCGTCGTGCAGGAGACGTTGCGTGCGGCGGGATACAGCGGCGAGCAGGATCTGGCCGCGCGACTGCGCGACGGATCAGCCGAGCCCGAGGACACAGGCGTTCGACACGCGATGTCCGCGGCGGTGATCGCGCGACTGCGCGTCGCCAACCCCCGTCACCTGATGTGA
- a CDS encoding VOC family protein: MSATNPKFELRGINHLALVCADMRRTIDFYTGVLGMPLVKTLDLPAGLGQHFFFDCGGGNTVAFFWLADSPDAAPGIAAPKGRPDEGELASAVGSMNHVAFAVPPEQFDDYRSRLKAEGIAVSPVLNHDDSPAGVSRHVHPGTFVRSFYFQDPDGVLLEFACWTREFTDADVAHEPKTAADRRVRTGS; the protein is encoded by the coding sequence ATGTCGGCCACGAACCCCAAGTTCGAACTCCGCGGCATCAATCACCTGGCACTGGTGTGCGCGGACATGCGGCGCACCATCGACTTCTACACCGGCGTGCTCGGCATGCCGCTGGTCAAGACCCTCGACCTCCCGGCGGGCCTGGGCCAGCACTTCTTCTTCGACTGCGGCGGCGGCAATACGGTCGCATTCTTCTGGCTCGCGGACTCCCCCGACGCCGCGCCCGGTATCGCCGCGCCCAAGGGGCGCCCCGACGAGGGCGAGTTGGCCAGCGCGGTCGGCTCGATGAACCACGTCGCCTTCGCCGTGCCGCCGGAGCAGTTCGACGACTACCGATCGCGCCTCAAGGCCGAGGGCATCGCCGTCAGTCCGGTCCTCAACCACGACGACAGTCCGGCCGGTGTGTCGCGACATGTTCACCCCGGTACATTCGTGCGATCGTTCTATTTCCAGGATCCTGACGGCGTGCTCCTGGAGTTCGCCTGCTGGACAAGGGAGTTCACCGACGCCGATGTGGCCCACGAACCCAAGACCGCCGCCGATCGCCGCGTGCGCACCGGCTCCTGA
- a CDS encoding alpha/beta hydrolase: MGVATTTAVLGCVLASAPAAAEPGSESAPMVSSRAPDGARIVGVTMVTPTRAKVTVASPAMGRPISVGVLLPRERAKPRPTLYLLDGIDGGVYTNYTESGWTYQTDIVAFMADKDANIVLPIGGTGSYYTDWISRDPVLGLNKWETFLTEELPPLIDSRFHGNGVNAIGGLSMGALGAMSLAVRNPDLYTGVAAFSGCLDQGTAELRQATAATVATRGGNPDNMWGPLNNSDWAAHDPATHVSVLKGKPLYVAVGNGLPDPALGLAGIASPVGGILEGVVLQCTHGFKAQADRAGVDVTYDFRAGLHSWGYWNQDLHRAWPTLARALHLSH, encoded by the coding sequence ATGGGGGTCGCGACAACGACAGCGGTGCTCGGCTGCGTGCTCGCTTCGGCGCCGGCGGCGGCGGAGCCGGGATCAGAATCGGCGCCGATGGTGTCGTCGCGTGCGCCGGATGGGGCGCGGATCGTCGGCGTGACGATGGTGACGCCGACGCGGGCCAAGGTGACGGTGGCGTCTCCCGCGATGGGCCGCCCGATCAGCGTCGGCGTCCTGCTGCCGCGAGAACGGGCGAAGCCGCGGCCCACGCTGTATCTGCTCGACGGTATCGACGGTGGCGTCTACACGAATTACACGGAGAGCGGCTGGACGTACCAGACCGACATCGTTGCGTTCATGGCGGACAAGGACGCCAACATCGTCCTGCCGATCGGCGGAACCGGCTCGTACTACACGGACTGGATCTCCCGGGATCCTGTTCTCGGCCTGAACAAGTGGGAGACGTTCCTGACCGAAGAGCTTCCGCCGCTCATCGATTCACGATTCCACGGCAACGGGGTCAATGCCATCGGTGGGCTGTCGATGGGTGCTCTCGGGGCCATGTCGCTGGCAGTGCGGAATCCGGATCTGTACACGGGCGTCGCCGCCTTCAGCGGCTGCCTCGACCAGGGAACCGCCGAGCTACGCCAGGCCACCGCGGCCACCGTGGCGACACGCGGTGGCAATCCCGACAACATGTGGGGGCCACTGAACAACTCCGATTGGGCCGCCCACGACCCGGCGACACACGTCTCGGTTCTGAAGGGCAAGCCGCTGTACGTCGCGGTGGGCAATGGTCTGCCCGACCCGGCGCTGGGCTTGGCGGGCATCGCGTCACCGGTTGGCGGCATCCTCGAGGGCGTGGTGCTGCAGTGCACGCACGGATTCAAGGCGCAGGCCGATCGTGCCGGCGTCGACGTCACCTACGACTTCCGCGCCGGCCTGCACTCGTGGGGGTATTGGAACCAGGATCTGCATCGCGCGTGGCCGACACTGGCCCGGGCGCTACATCTGAGCCACTGA